A single window of Armatimonadia bacterium DNA harbors:
- a CDS encoding Nramp family divalent metal transporter yields MAIGEVTARLKNLKLDTQFLRYLGPGFLVTVGFIDPGNWATNIAAGAQFNYSLLWVITLSTLMLLLLQHMAAHLGIIRGQCLSEACRTHFHPAWAFVIGSTAMVACIGTALAEICGAALGLRMLFHLPLWAGSILAAVVILALIGWQKYHVLEHLIIGFVSVIGFCYLVQMLLVKPDWPLTLTGAFTPQLSSDSILLAMGMLGAVVMPHNLFLHSEIIQSRDWSAVGDAAKRRLLRYEMLDTLFAMTAGWLINSAMIIVAAAVFFRHGAGVTELEQAEATLRPLAGDLAALLFAVALLCAGLSSSMTAGLAGGTVFTGFLGKPTAIQSPWFRLGLLLTFVPAVAIMALPLDTFRLLILSQVCLSIQLPFTCVALTVLTSSRKVMGEYANRPLEKSLLILTSAIVILLNVLLLYQTLGGKF; encoded by the coding sequence ATGGCGATCGGCGAAGTCACTGCGCGGCTGAAGAACCTCAAGCTCGATACCCAGTTCCTCCGGTACCTGGGGCCTGGCTTCCTCGTCACCGTGGGCTTCATCGACCCGGGGAACTGGGCGACCAACATCGCCGCCGGCGCCCAGTTCAACTACTCCCTGCTGTGGGTCATCACCCTCAGCACCCTCATGCTCCTCCTCTTGCAGCACATGGCCGCCCACCTGGGGATCATCCGCGGCCAGTGTCTCTCCGAGGCCTGCCGGACGCACTTCCATCCTGCCTGGGCCTTCGTGATCGGCTCGACGGCGATGGTGGCCTGCATCGGCACCGCCCTGGCGGAGATCTGCGGCGCCGCCCTTGGTCTGCGCATGCTCTTCCACCTCCCGCTCTGGGCCGGGTCGATCCTCGCAGCCGTCGTCATCCTGGCGCTCATCGGCTGGCAGAAGTACCACGTCCTCGAGCACCTCATCATCGGCTTCGTCTCGGTTATCGGGTTCTGCTACCTGGTGCAGATGCTGCTCGTCAAGCCCGACTGGCCCCTGACGCTGACTGGTGCCTTCACCCCGCAACTGAGCTCCGACTCGATCCTGCTGGCGATGGGCATGCTCGGGGCCGTGGTCATGCCTCACAACCTCTTCCTGCACTCCGAGATCATCCAGAGCCGTGACTGGAGCGCCGTCGGGGACGCTGCAAAGCGTCGCCTGCTACGCTACGAGATGCTCGATACCCTCTTCGCGATGACCGCGGGCTGGCTCATCAACTCGGCCATGATCATCGTCGCCGCCGCCGTCTTCTTCCGCCACGGCGCCGGGGTCACGGAGCTTGAGCAAGCCGAGGCGACCTTGAGGCCACTGGCCGGAGATTTGGCGGCCCTGCTGTTTGCGGTGGCCCTCCTCTGCGCGGGGCTCTCCTCGAGCATGACCGCCGGTCTGGCCGGAGGCACGGTCTTCACCGGCTTCCTGGGCAAGCCGACCGCGATCCAGTCACCCTGGTTTCGCCTGGGCCTTCTGCTGACCTTCGTTCCCGCCGTGGCCATCATGGCGCTTCCGCTCGACACTTTCCGCCTACTCATCCTCAGCCAGGTCTGCCTGTCGATCCAGCTTCCCTTCACCTGCGTCGCTCTCACAGTACTCACCTCGAGCCGCAAGGTCATGGGCGAGTACGCCAACCGGCCGCTGGAGAAGTCCCTCCTGATCCTTACCTCCGCCATCGTCATCCTCCTGAACGTCCTGCTGTTGTACCAGACCCTCGGCGGCAAGTTCTGA
- a CDS encoding electron transfer flavoprotein subunit alpha, whose product MAKKKRTLTYERERCTGCTYCVGECPVEAIEMVDGVAEVDFDKCIKCGKCAKICPAKAFTFVIEAAEGEEGPAEAEEVELLEELEEETKPDLAAYSGVWVFVEQAHGTVHPVSWELLGAGRKLADALGCKLAAVILGEKVDRLAEEAGEFGADQAYVMDMAILKDYRTAPYASGILHLIRKYKPEIMLMGATTTGRDLAGAIATDLHTGLTADCTGLDIDSETRLLRQTRPAFGGNIMATILTRDTRPQMSTVRPRVMQALPRQRGRKVEVIRGSFACTEDQIPTKVIEFRPDTGSDKPNLQFAEIIVSGGRGLGSPAGFELIRELADAVGGVVGASRATVDAGWISHDHQVGQTGTTVRPKLYIACGISGAIQHLVGMETSDIIVAINRDPNAKIFGVATYGIVGDLYKVVPELIRIAKERDLKKVLLGQDEEVKLSV is encoded by the coding sequence ATGGCGAAGAAGAAGCGGACCCTGACCTACGAGAGAGAACGCTGCACAGGCTGCACCTACTGTGTCGGCGAGTGCCCGGTTGAGGCCATCGAGATGGTTGATGGCGTCGCCGAGGTTGACTTCGACAAGTGCATCAAGTGCGGCAAGTGCGCCAAGATCTGCCCGGCCAAAGCCTTCACCTTTGTCATCGAGGCCGCAGAGGGCGAAGAAGGCCCCGCGGAGGCGGAAGAGGTCGAGCTGCTTGAAGAGCTTGAGGAGGAGACCAAGCCGGATCTCGCCGCCTACTCCGGCGTCTGGGTCTTCGTCGAGCAGGCTCACGGAACCGTGCACCCGGTAAGCTGGGAGCTTCTCGGCGCCGGTCGCAAGCTCGCCGATGCGCTGGGCTGCAAGCTCGCCGCGGTTATCCTCGGTGAGAAGGTCGACCGTCTGGCCGAGGAGGCGGGCGAGTTCGGCGCCGATCAGGCCTACGTCATGGACATGGCGATCCTCAAGGACTACCGCACCGCACCCTATGCCTCCGGTATCCTCCACCTGATCCGCAAGTACAAGCCCGAGATCATGCTCATGGGTGCGACGACCACCGGCCGCGATCTCGCCGGAGCCATCGCCACCGACCTGCATACCGGGCTCACCGCCGACTGCACCGGCCTTGACATCGACTCTGAGACGCGACTGCTGCGCCAGACGCGTCCGGCCTTCGGCGGCAACATCATGGCGACCATTCTCACCCGCGACACTCGACCGCAGATGTCCACGGTCCGCCCGCGTGTGATGCAGGCCTTGCCTCGGCAGCGTGGCCGCAAGGTCGAAGTGATCCGTGGCAGCTTCGCCTGCACCGAGGACCAGATCCCGACGAAGGTCATCGAGTTCCGGCCCGACACCGGCAGCGACAAGCCGAACCTGCAGTTCGCCGAGATCATTGTCTCCGGCGGTCGCGGCCTTGGCAGCCCGGCGGGCTTCGAGCTCATCCGGGAGCTGGCTGATGCTGTCGGCGGCGTAGTTGGCGCCTCGCGTGCCACGGTCGACGCCGGCTGGATCTCCCACGATCACCAGGTGGGCCAGACCGGAACCACCGTCCGCCCGAAGCTGTACATCGCCTGCGGAATCTCCGGGGCCATCCAGCATCTGGTCGGGATGGAGACCTCCGATATCATCGTCGCGATCAACCGCGACCCGAACGCCAAGATCTTCGGTGTGGCCACCTACGGCATCGTCGGCGACCTGTACAAGGTCGTGCCCGAGCTGATCCGTATCGCAAAGGAACGTGACCTCAAGAAGGTGCTGCTGGGCCAGGACGAAGAGGTCAAGCTGAGTGTTTGA
- a CDS encoding discoidin domain-containing protein, which produces MRLHALLLAVLGITAAAHAAPPTQDPSLRPELCLNGEWQFQPADPQLSFPPTGAWDPVAIRIPSPWNANSFSRSDGGDFECFPSYPKAWESVQAAWHRRTFTLPESMRGKALFLRFEAVHYWADVYVNGKKAGSHEGGFTPFELNITDLVRFDGPNELVVGVKAHQLFNVKGRATYGWGSFWGGHIHGIWQDVSLIARPLLHVSDVFVMTSVERREITLQVSVTNLDRQPRHARINNHVFESGQPAPGSMPSKGFARAQADLAPGETRTLTLSEPWASAKLWWPDDPQLYVLLTRLYADDEDNTPIDMRRTRFGFREFRLDAEGKHFELNGVPWRGRADAWHFMGIPQLTPAYARAWYEMAQAANVNLIRFHAQVYPEYYLEVADEVGMLIVDESALWGSAINFWYDEDFLRRAKAQVQELVLRDRNHPSVALWSVANEIYARRGDDNAPDQDWVFARYAELAGEMKKLDPTREVSSDGDGDLNGRLPIYSLHYPGAGDPKKPKASTIGESGGLYHMTPPEVAQWIGDRAYLSSRDRMDALAVQMQDLVPGYRQWAAYATVFNLAWYGLDPLPLEVQFHYDDLGTPGVKPERLGPYSTCLNAGRDPKLPAYEPNPLFTAMKDLYEPIRFFVRERGYSLWESATVVRHLTVHNDVLAPSALVLSWKLTLGAKQVATGRTQLAMQPGESREVEVSFRTPKAPAEEEWPLAKLQLALSREGKVCYQQELAYALWPRPSLAKAGPKTAKDLLLYDPSGKTAEVLDWLECPYTRVASPMELATDRVALCVVGANSGIGPGEALAIDDKARGLVVFEGNPAFYGDDFYCSRHSGTYTRGFLVTVGEGRDEDWQLWGADGVIARAACGREVHGEVHPEVRCGDGDLALFDVMKGDRLRVFCELVAIEKAHEEPVAAGTVMASIARFYQESPGWYHRSRPALIATPQSRFVAALQALGVPAKAEDPDLLLCDGSVPPADPEAVRRFMAESTRGDRRILLCNLTPESLEAWNAVLPVKLSLEPSEAAQLVADGNDGFLSLINLADLYWIEEKSARRIMDFAVSSSDPQARPVLVTNHTDWRRWAFRGENIKTGSLLRSEREPFTPQTGLLTWSGDFGELIVSQVRLDPTNPKSARFYSQMLSDLCVPLRQGAPSGENLAAFNVDADGYLTNWLVCGPFQSERPYDTDLLSGESTVQPEPGLFNGTCVWRGLRSSTPVLDFTGEEVFGKLDNAAVYAAVTVLTPQARTVDLWLGSDDGVKVWLNGKLVHANPATRPVTPDSDKIAGLQLRQGENLLVVEVSQGTGEWGLCARFVEPTGKPITDLTVLPAGQTKARQPLPTTGWSATASHSGEDPARAFDGDPATRWTTGTPQVPGMWYRLDLGSVQTLSEVVLDSAGSVRDYPRGFTLEVSTDGQEWRTLVNCPQATGAQDKGVVTACFSPTSFRYLRVTQTGSVGGLYWSIHELQLLR; this is translated from the coding sequence ATGAGACTGCATGCACTGCTCCTTGCCGTCCTCGGTATCACCGCCGCCGCCCACGCCGCACCACCTACCCAGGACCCTTCGCTGCGCCCCGAGCTGTGCCTGAACGGCGAGTGGCAGTTCCAGCCGGCCGACCCACAGCTCAGCTTCCCGCCGACCGGCGCCTGGGATCCAGTCGCGATCCGGATCCCCTCTCCGTGGAACGCCAACTCCTTCTCCCGCAGCGACGGCGGCGACTTCGAGTGCTTCCCGAGCTACCCGAAGGCCTGGGAGAGTGTGCAGGCAGCGTGGCATCGACGGACCTTCACGCTCCCAGAGTCCATGCGCGGCAAGGCCCTGTTCCTGCGCTTCGAGGCGGTGCACTACTGGGCCGACGTGTACGTGAACGGCAAGAAGGCGGGCTCGCACGAAGGAGGCTTCACACCCTTCGAGCTCAACATCACCGACCTGGTGCGCTTCGACGGTCCGAACGAGCTGGTCGTCGGGGTCAAGGCGCACCAGTTGTTCAACGTGAAGGGCCGCGCGACGTACGGCTGGGGAAGCTTCTGGGGTGGACACATACACGGCATCTGGCAGGACGTCTCACTGATCGCGCGTCCGCTGCTTCATGTCAGCGACGTCTTCGTCATGACCTCCGTCGAGCGCCGCGAGATCACGCTCCAGGTGTCCGTCACGAACCTCGATCGACAGCCCCGGCATGCGCGGATCAACAACCATGTCTTCGAGTCCGGGCAGCCCGCGCCGGGGAGCATGCCCAGCAAGGGTTTTGCGCGGGCACAGGCTGATCTCGCACCGGGCGAGACGCGGACACTGACCCTCTCCGAGCCCTGGGCAAGCGCGAAGCTGTGGTGGCCCGACGACCCGCAACTGTACGTTCTCCTGACGCGTCTCTATGCCGACGATGAGGACAACACGCCCATCGACATGAGGCGCACGCGCTTCGGCTTCCGCGAGTTCCGGCTCGATGCTGAGGGCAAGCACTTCGAGCTGAACGGTGTGCCCTGGCGCGGTCGGGCGGACGCCTGGCACTTCATGGGTATTCCGCAGCTCACGCCGGCCTACGCCCGCGCGTGGTATGAGATGGCGCAGGCGGCAAACGTGAACCTGATTCGCTTCCACGCGCAGGTCTATCCGGAGTACTACCTCGAGGTCGCGGACGAGGTGGGGATGCTGATCGTCGATGAGTCGGCGCTGTGGGGCTCGGCGATCAACTTCTGGTATGACGAGGACTTCCTGCGCAGGGCGAAGGCGCAGGTGCAGGAGCTTGTCCTGCGCGACCGCAACCATCCGTCGGTAGCCCTGTGGAGTGTGGCCAACGAGATCTATGCGCGGCGAGGAGACGACAACGCGCCCGACCAGGACTGGGTCTTCGCACGCTACGCCGAGCTTGCGGGTGAGATGAAGAAGCTCGATCCGACCCGCGAAGTGTCCTCCGACGGAGACGGTGACCTCAACGGTCGCTTGCCGATCTACAGCCTGCACTACCCCGGTGCGGGTGATCCGAAGAAGCCTAAGGCCAGCACGATCGGCGAATCCGGCGGGCTGTATCACATGACGCCGCCGGAGGTAGCGCAGTGGATCGGCGACCGCGCGTACCTGAGCTCGCGGGACCGGATGGACGCGCTGGCGGTGCAGATGCAGGACCTCGTGCCCGGGTACCGGCAGTGGGCCGCCTATGCGACGGTGTTCAACCTGGCCTGGTATGGCCTCGACCCGCTGCCGCTGGAGGTCCAGTTCCACTACGACGATCTGGGCACGCCGGGCGTCAAGCCGGAGCGGCTGGGGCCCTACTCGACCTGCCTCAACGCCGGGAGAGACCCGAAGCTGCCCGCCTACGAGCCGAACCCGCTCTTCACGGCGATGAAGGACCTGTACGAGCCGATCCGGTTCTTCGTGCGGGAGCGTGGGTACAGCCTGTGGGAAAGCGCGACCGTCGTGCGGCACCTGACGGTGCACAACGATGTGCTGGCGCCGTCGGCGCTGGTGCTGTCGTGGAAGCTCACTCTTGGGGCAAAGCAGGTCGCAACCGGGCGCACGCAGCTTGCCATGCAGCCCGGGGAGAGTCGCGAGGTGGAAGTGTCCTTCCGCACTCCGAAGGCGCCGGCGGAGGAGGAGTGGCCGCTCGCGAAACTGCAACTGGCGCTGTCACGTGAGGGGAAGGTCTGCTATCAGCAGGAGTTGGCCTATGCACTGTGGCCGCGACCGTCGCTGGCCAAGGCCGGGCCGAAGACGGCGAAGGACCTGCTGCTGTATGACCCCTCCGGGAAGACGGCCGAAGTGCTCGACTGGCTGGAGTGTCCCTACACGCGGGTGGCGTCGCCGATGGAGCTTGCGACCGACCGCGTTGCACTGTGTGTGGTGGGAGCGAACTCCGGGATCGGCCCTGGCGAGGCGCTGGCGATCGACGACAAGGCCCGCGGTCTGGTGGTCTTCGAGGGCAACCCGGCCTTCTACGGCGACGACTTCTACTGCTCGCGTCACAGCGGCACCTACACGCGGGGGTTCCTCGTGACCGTTGGTGAGGGCAGGGATGAGGACTGGCAACTTTGGGGCGCCGACGGTGTGATTGCCCGTGCGGCCTGCGGTCGCGAGGTCCACGGCGAGGTTCACCCCGAGGTCCGTTGCGGTGACGGGGACCTCGCCCTTTTCGACGTCATGAAGGGCGACCGACTGCGCGTGTTCTGCGAGCTGGTGGCGATCGAGAAGGCTCACGAGGAGCCGGTCGCTGCAGGGACCGTGATGGCCTCGATCGCACGGTTCTACCAGGAGAGTCCGGGCTGGTATCACCGGAGCCGTCCGGCGCTGATCGCAACGCCGCAGTCACGTTTCGTAGCGGCTCTGCAGGCCCTCGGAGTGCCCGCCAAGGCCGAGGATCCAGACCTGCTGCTGTGCGACGGCTCGGTTCCGCCGGCTGATCCGGAGGCGGTGCGTCGGTTCATGGCCGAGTCCACGCGAGGCGATCGGCGGATACTGCTGTGCAACCTGACGCCGGAGTCGCTGGAGGCCTGGAACGCGGTGCTGCCGGTGAAGCTGTCGCTGGAGCCGTCGGAAGCGGCGCAGCTCGTGGCCGACGGGAACGACGGCTTCCTGTCGCTGATCAACCTCGCGGACCTGTATTGGATCGAGGAGAAGAGCGCGCGGCGGATCATGGATTTCGCGGTGTCCTCCAGCGACCCGCAGGCCCGTCCGGTGCTGGTGACCAACCATACCGACTGGCGTCGCTGGGCCTTCCGGGGCGAGAACATCAAGACCGGTTCGCTGCTTCGCTCCGAGCGTGAGCCCTTCACCCCTCAGACGGGACTGCTTACCTGGAGCGGGGACTTTGGCGAGCTGATCGTGTCGCAGGTACGCCTCGACCCCACGAACCCTAAGTCGGCGCGGTTCTACAGCCAGATGCTCAGCGACCTGTGTGTGCCGCTTCGTCAGGGCGCACCCAGTGGTGAGAACCTGGCGGCCTTCAACGTCGACGCCGACGGGTACCTGACCAATTGGCTCGTGTGTGGCCCCTTCCAGTCTGAACGGCCCTATGACACCGACCTCCTCAGCGGAGAGAGCACGGTCCAGCCGGAGCCCGGTCTGTTCAACGGCACCTGCGTGTGGCGCGGGCTGCGAAGCTCGACGCCGGTGCTGGATTTCACCGGCGAGGAGGTCTTCGGCAAGCTCGACAACGCAGCCGTGTACGCGGCAGTGACGGTCCTGACGCCCCAGGCTCGCACGGTGGACCTGTGGCTTGGCAGCGACGACGGCGTGAAAGTCTGGCTGAACGGGAAGCTGGTGCATGCGAACCCGGCGACGCGCCCGGTGACGCCGGACAGCGACAAGATCGCCGGGCTGCAATTGCGGCAAGGCGAGAACCTGCTGGTCGTGGAGGTGAGCCAGGGGACCGGCGAATGGGGCCTGTGCGCCCGGTTCGTGGAGCCCACCGGCAAGCCGATCACAGACCTGACTGTGCTACCGGCCGGGCAGACCAAAGCGCGGCAGCCGCTGCCGACGACGGGCTGGTCGGCGACGGCCAGTCACTCGGGAGAGGATCCAGCTCGGGCCTTCGACGGCGACCCGGCGACTCGCTGGACCACCGGAACGCCGCAGGTGCCGGGCATGTGGTACCGCCTCGACCTGGGCAGCGTGCAGACCCTCAGTGAGGTCGTGCTGGACTCGGCAGGCTCAGTGCGTGACTACCCGCGAGGGTTCACGCTGGAGGTCTCAACCGACGGCCAGGAATGGAGAACGCTCGTCAACTGTCCGCAGGCGACGGGTGCCCAGGACAAGGGTGTCGTCACGGCGTGCTTCTCGCCAACCAGCTTCCGTTACCTGCGTGTCACCCAGACCGGAAGCGTGGGTGGTCTGTACTGGTCAATCCATGAGCTGCAGCTACTGCGCTGA
- a CDS encoding 4Fe-4S dicluster domain-containing protein, with the protein MGLADRLYKVKYKTDEASHLKIKDQEVCRKCEDKPCISRCPAQVYEWEDNENRVAFENCLECGVCKIVCPYDNIDWEYPRGGFGVVWKFG; encoded by the coding sequence GTGGGCCTTGCCGACCGCCTGTACAAGGTCAAGTACAAGACGGACGAGGCCTCCCACCTCAAGATCAAGGACCAGGAAGTCTGCCGCAAGTGCGAGGACAAGCCGTGCATCTCGCGCTGCCCGGCCCAGGTGTACGAGTGGGAGGACAACGAGAACCGCGTCGCCTTCGAGAACTGCCTCGAGTGCGGCGTGTGCAAGATCGTGTGCCCCTACGACAACATCGACTGGGAGTACCCTCGCGGCGGTTTCGGGGTAGTGTGGAAGTTCGGCTAA
- a CDS encoding FAD-dependent oxidoreductase, with translation MTAEQPVDNKFDVIIVGAGPSGLAAATLCARAGLNTIVIERGDKPGTKNVMGGILYTQPTAEVWPNVWKEAPVERPIFEQLVWMLTPDSALKFGYRSEKLLEHRPNACSVLRVKVDRWFADQAEKEGALIICQTRVEEVLREGDRVIGVRCGRQDGDLYAPVVILSEGVNPQLALKLGMQKKLKPQHFASIAKEIISLPEEVINDRFGLPDSSHGTAMEIMGDATAGLLGMGFIYTNKSTLSVGVGPSLLDGMDSPLTPYDMLQRFKAHPMISPLLEGGQVLEYLSHMIPEGGYDAMPQLFGNGIMITGDAAMLVNSLHREGSNHAILSGKAAAETAIEAHSKGDFSSRVLNRYRERLEHGPTLADLRKYRRMTTYMEQHPIFKVYPELASDAVREFMVVDDDTKRAKEWRLLRMVLQRRNIFGLAWDGLDALRTFP, from the coding sequence ATGACGGCGGAGCAACCTGTGGATAACAAGTTCGATGTCATCATCGTCGGCGCGGGGCCTTCGGGTCTGGCAGCTGCCACCCTCTGCGCCCGTGCCGGCCTCAACACCATCGTCATCGAGCGCGGTGACAAGCCCGGCACCAAGAACGTGATGGGCGGCATCCTCTACACCCAGCCCACGGCCGAGGTCTGGCCGAATGTGTGGAAGGAAGCCCCGGTCGAGCGCCCCATCTTTGAGCAGCTCGTCTGGATGCTCACGCCCGATTCGGCCCTCAAGTTCGGCTACCGCAGCGAGAAGCTGCTGGAGCATCGACCGAACGCCTGCAGCGTCCTGCGGGTCAAGGTCGACCGCTGGTTCGCCGACCAGGCCGAAAAGGAAGGCGCGCTCATCATCTGCCAGACGCGGGTCGAGGAGGTTCTCAGGGAGGGCGACCGCGTCATCGGTGTCCGCTGCGGCCGTCAGGACGGCGACCTCTACGCGCCCGTCGTCATCCTCTCCGAGGGCGTGAATCCGCAGTTGGCCCTGAAGCTGGGGATGCAAAAGAAGCTCAAGCCCCAGCACTTCGCCAGCATCGCCAAGGAGATCATCAGCCTTCCGGAAGAGGTCATCAACGACCGCTTCGGCCTGCCCGACAGCAGCCACGGTACCGCCATGGAGATCATGGGCGACGCCACGGCCGGACTGCTGGGCATGGGCTTCATCTACACCAACAAGAGCACGCTCTCCGTCGGCGTCGGTCCGTCCCTGCTCGATGGCATGGACAGCCCCCTGACACCCTATGACATGCTGCAGCGCTTCAAGGCACATCCGATGATTTCCCCGCTGCTCGAGGGTGGACAGGTGCTGGAGTACCTCTCGCACATGATCCCCGAGGGCGGCTACGACGCCATGCCCCAGCTCTTCGGCAACGGGATCATGATCACCGGCGACGCCGCGATGCTGGTCAACTCCCTGCATCGCGAGGGCTCGAACCACGCCATCCTGTCGGGGAAGGCGGCCGCCGAGACAGCCATCGAGGCCCACAGCAAGGGCGACTTCTCTTCCCGCGTCCTCAACCGCTACCGCGAGCGCCTGGAACATGGCCCGACGCTGGCCGACCTGCGCAAGTACCGGCGCATGACCACCTACATGGAGCAGCACCCGATCTTCAAGGTCTACCCCGAGCTTGCCTCCGACGCGGTGCGCGAGTTCATGGTGGTCGACGACGACACGAAGCGCGCCAAGGAGTGGCGTCTGCTGCGGATGGTGCTGCAGCGCCGCAATATCTTCGGTCTGGCCTGGGATGGCCTCGACGCCCTGCGGACCTTCCCCTAG